The Porphyrobacter sp. HT-58-2 genome has a window encoding:
- a CDS encoding GtrA family protein, whose product MIRFFVVTVLGVILDLAIAFALHHFAGAPLWLAAAIGFTLAASLNYVIHQTWSFQSGPRTLSGRRAALYGGVALATLGVRVGIVALLDRALPEAWPLAILVAGAGGSFCVNFALSKFVVFAPEAERP is encoded by the coding sequence ATGATCCGCTTCTTCGTGGTGACGGTGCTGGGGGTGATCCTCGATCTTGCCATCGCCTTCGCGCTCCACCATTTCGCGGGCGCACCGCTGTGGCTGGCGGCGGCCATCGGCTTTACGCTGGCGGCGAGCCTCAATTACGTGATCCACCAGACCTGGAGCTTCCAGAGCGGCCCGCGCACGCTCTCCGGCAGACGCGCGGCGCTCTATGGCGGGGTGGCGCTGGCGACGCTGGGTGTGCGGGTGGGGATCGTGGCGCTGCTCGACCGCGCGCTTCCGGAGGCGTGGCCGCTGGCGATCCTTGTCGCGGGCGCGGGAGGATCATTCTGCGTCAACTTCGCCCTGAGCAAATTCGTCGTCTTCGCGCCCGAGGCGGAGCGGCCATGA
- a CDS encoding FAD-dependent oxidoreductase, whose translation MPAPAPTTQYDYVVIGGGFYGCCLALYLRSIAARVLVVEAGPRLMDRASRVNQARVHTGFHYPRSASTAVKSMLLHRRFLADFPEAVVDDFQMLYAIARRRSKVTAKKFHRMFRDMGAPIAPAGPGHRALFNPDMVEDVFTCHEVAFDHKILGRAVGERLAEAGVEVRLNTELVGLADHRSGAIAALSDGSEVSARYAFNVTYARINTVLAKAGLPGAALKHEIAELALVEPPRELDGIGVTVMDGPFFSAMPYPSEGLYSLTHVRYTPHDSWADDPAQRDPYRYFASCDPDTRYAFMMRDAARYLPCIAGAGYRRSIYEVKTILIKNEGDDGRPILYHQKPEGSRVISILGGKIDNIYDLFEAVKDTAPEFASLHSGYVFGHAYA comes from the coding sequence ATGCCCGCGCCCGCCCCCACCACCCAATATGATTACGTCGTGATCGGCGGCGGCTTTTATGGCTGCTGTCTGGCGCTCTATCTGCGCTCGATTGCGGCGCGGGTGCTGGTGGTGGAGGCCGGGCCACGGCTGATGGACCGCGCCTCGCGGGTCAATCAGGCGCGGGTGCATACGGGGTTTCACTATCCGCGCTCGGCCTCGACTGCGGTCAAGTCGATGCTGCTGCACCGCCGCTTTCTGGCGGACTTCCCCGAGGCCGTGGTCGACGATTTCCAGATGCTCTACGCCATCGCCCGGCGACGTTCGAAGGTGACGGCGAAGAAATTCCACCGCATGTTCCGCGACATGGGCGCGCCCATCGCGCCCGCTGGGCCGGGGCACCGGGCGCTGTTCAATCCGGACATGGTGGAGGACGTCTTCACCTGTCACGAAGTCGCCTTCGATCACAAGATCCTGGGCCGCGCGGTCGGTGAGCGGCTGGCCGAGGCGGGGGTCGAGGTGCGGCTGAACACCGAACTGGTCGGGCTGGCGGATCACCGCAGCGGCGCGATCGCGGCGCTGTCTGACGGAAGCGAGGTCAGCGCGCGCTATGCCTTCAACGTCACCTATGCCCGGATCAACACGGTACTGGCCAAGGCCGGGCTGCCGGGCGCGGCGCTGAAGCACGAGATTGCCGAGCTGGCGCTGGTCGAGCCCCCGCGCGAGCTGGACGGGATCGGGGTGACGGTGATGGACGGGCCGTTCTTCTCGGCGATGCCCTACCCTTCGGAGGGGCTCTATTCGCTGACTCATGTGCGCTACACCCCGCATGACAGCTGGGCGGATGATCCGGCGCAGCGCGATCCCTATCGCTACTTTGCCAGCTGCGATCCCGACACCCGCTATGCCTTCATGATGCGCGATGCTGCGCGCTATCTGCCGTGCATCGCCGGGGCGGGCTATCGCCGGTCGATCTATGAGGTGAAGACGATCCTCATCAAGAACGAGGGCGATGATGGCCGCCCGATCCTCTACCACCAGAAGCCCGAGGGCAGCCGGGTGATCTCGATCCTCGGTGGGAAGATCGACAATATCTACGACCTGTTCGAAGCCGTGAAGGACACCGCGCCCGAATTCGCATCCCTGCATTCGGGTTACGTGTTCGGGCATGCCTATGCCTGA
- a CDS encoding glycosyltransferase: protein MREPDASQFRKRREDVVVSVCFSDLPSTPATFDTVRDVAASLDQAYRFREIILVVDDTQRAAFLDLVRDVPNLRLFVVRRGTEYYDRRVAAAEEAIGDLVVIGNIDEVAELDVLAFLSFAEDANAFSLAHRPARRPVKALLAAPFHALGKLAGFKVDPSDFQTVVIPRTLLNLVLAHDEPRLALRFPPRDPRLPLAVFHTPRNVVSRTAFRDLSRRMQLFQTLLVYLTPTVLSLVSVSSGILALLGLAYGAYILGAVAMVERLAPGWLTTNAMLAMSAVFMGVSTLGLSLGLQHLLKHQRGARSSVVPEEVNRIDLFQQVAFDLNVELEREAPPAQGKPG from the coding sequence ATGCGTGAACCCGACGCCAGCCAGTTCAGGAAGCGCCGCGAGGATGTGGTCGTCTCGGTCTGCTTCTCCGACCTGCCGAGCACGCCTGCCACCTTCGACACGGTGCGCGATGTCGCCGCGAGCCTCGATCAGGCCTACCGCTTCCGCGAGATCATTCTGGTGGTCGACGATACCCAGCGCGCCGCCTTCCTCGATCTGGTGCGCGACGTGCCCAACCTGCGCCTGTTCGTGGTGCGGCGCGGGACCGAGTATTACGACCGCCGCGTCGCCGCCGCCGAGGAAGCCATCGGGGATCTGGTGGTGATCGGCAATATCGACGAAGTTGCCGAACTGGACGTGCTGGCCTTCCTCAGCTTTGCCGAGGACGCCAATGCCTTCAGCCTCGCCCACCGCCCCGCGCGCCGCCCGGTCAAGGCGCTGCTGGCCGCGCCCTTCCATGCGCTGGGCAAGCTCGCCGGGTTCAAGGTCGATCCGAGCGATTTCCAGACCGTGGTGATCCCGCGCACCCTGCTCAATCTGGTGCTGGCGCATGACGAGCCGCGCCTCGCCCTGCGCTTCCCCCCGCGCGATCCGCGCCTGCCGCTGGCGGTGTTCCACACCCCGCGCAATGTGGTGAGCCGCACCGCCTTCCGCGATCTGTCGCGCCGGATGCAGCTGTTTCAGACGCTGCTGGTCTATCTCACGCCCACGGTGCTGTCGCTGGTGTCGGTGTCGTCCGGCATCCTTGCGCTGCTGGGGCTGGCCTATGGGGCCTATATCCTCGGCGCGGTGGCAATGGTGGAGCGGCTGGCTCCCGGCTGGCTGACGACCAATGCGATGCTGGCGATGAGTGCGGTGTTCATGGGGGTGTCGACGCTCGGCCTCAGCCTTGGCCTGCAACACCTGCTCAAGCATCAGCGCGGCGCGCGCAGCAGCGTGGTGCCGGAGGAAGTGAACCGCATCGACCTGTTCCAGCAGGTCGCCTTCGATCTCAATGTCGAGCTGGAGCGCGAGGCTCCGCCCGCCCAAGGCAAGCCCGGCTGA
- a CDS encoding sugar phosphate isomerase/epimerase family protein, with protein sequence MSNIAWLPEERLEAYAILAEAGITGLEIAPGLFFHAAANPFAPDAASARAAISEMADAGLTLVSMQSLLFAVTGAALFGPSEARAAFEAGMARAIALAERFGIPNLVFGSPLQRRVPEGMALADALEDAAACFRSLGEAALAAGTRITIEANPAAYGTNFLTTLDEAEAFVDAVDHPGIALILDLGAMHMNADFASVPARVPGLAARLGHVHVSEPDLAPAPADPAALAPVLRALNAAGYAKAVSIEMKRAPEGLAAVRACAARLVAAFTQAETIHA encoded by the coding sequence ATGTCCAATATCGCGTGGCTGCCGGAGGAACGGCTTGAGGCCTATGCCATCCTTGCCGAGGCGGGGATCACCGGCCTCGAAATCGCGCCCGGCCTGTTCTTCCACGCCGCCGCCAATCCCTTCGCGCCCGATGCAGCCAGCGCCCGCGCGGCGATCAGCGAGATGGCCGATGCGGGCCTCACGCTGGTGTCGATGCAATCGCTGCTGTTCGCTGTCACCGGAGCCGCGCTGTTCGGCCCGAGCGAGGCCCGCGCCGCCTTCGAGGCCGGGATGGCGCGCGCCATTGCGCTGGCCGAGCGGTTCGGGATTCCCAATCTGGTGTTCGGCTCCCCCCTCCAGCGCCGTGTGCCGGAGGGTATGGCGCTGGCCGACGCGCTGGAGGACGCCGCTGCGTGCTTCCGCAGCTTGGGCGAAGCTGCCCTCGCCGCCGGAACCCGCATCACGATTGAGGCCAATCCAGCCGCCTATGGCACCAATTTCCTCACCACACTCGACGAGGCCGAAGCCTTCGTCGACGCCGTGGACCATCCGGGGATCGCCCTGATCCTTGATCTGGGCGCGATGCATATGAACGCCGATTTCGCCAGCGTGCCCGCGCGCGTCCCCGGCCTCGCCGCGCGGCTGGGCCATGTCCATGTCAGCGAGCCCGACCTCGCCCCCGCCCCGGCTGATCCCGCCGCGCTTGCCCCGGTGCTGCGCGCCCTCAACGCCGCCGGTTACGCCAAGGCGGTCTCGATCGAAATGAAGCGCGCCCCTGAGGGCCTTGCCGCCGTGCGCGCCTGCGCGGCGCGGCTGGTCGCGGCGTTCACCCAAGCGGAGACGATCCATGCGTGA